In Tamandua tetradactyla isolate mTamTet1 chromosome 7, mTamTet1.pri, whole genome shotgun sequence, the following are encoded in one genomic region:
- the TDG gene encoding G/T mismatch-specific thymine DNA glycosylase isoform X4 has product MMAEAPNMGILNEQQMPTEVPVPAPVQEPVQEAPKGRRRNPRTTEPKKPVEPKKPAEPKKSGKSTKSKEKQEKITDTFKVKRKVDRFNGVSEAELLTKTLPDILTFNLDIVIIGINPGLMAAYKGHHYPGPGNHFWKCLFMSGLSEAQLSHVDDHTLPGKYGIGFTNMVERTTPGSKDLSSKEFREGGRILVQKLQKYQPRIAVFNGKCIYEIFSKEVFGVKVKNLEFGLQPHKIPDTETLCYVMPSSSARCAQFPRAQDKVHYYIKLRDLRDQLKGTQRNTDVQEVRYTFDLQLAQEDAKKIAVKEEKYDPGYEAAYGGAYGENPCSREPRSSSPNGLTRSQLSGEPAFGDIPDGQWMPQSFTDQIPVFGDCGTQAQTEGNHA; this is encoded by the exons AAGCTCCAAAAGGAAGGAGGCGAAATCCCAGAACAACAGAACCCAAAAAGCCAGTGGAACCCAAAAAACCTGCAGAGCCAAAAAAATCTGGCAAGTCcacaaaatcaaaagaaaaacaagaaaaaattacagatacatttaaagtgaaaagaaaagtagACCGTTTTAATGGTGTTTCAGAAGCTGAACTTTtgaccaaaactcttcctgataTTTTGACGTTCAATCTGGACATTGTGATT ATTGGCATAAACCCAGGACTGATGGCTGCTTACAAAGGGCATCATTACCCTGGACCTGGAAACCATTTCT ggaagtgtctgttcatgtcaggGCTGAGCGAGGCCCAGCTGAGTCATGTGGATGACCACACCTTACCAGGGAAGTACGGCATTGGGTTCACCAACATGGTGGAAAGGACCACGCCAGGCAGCAAGGACCTTTCCAG tAAAGAATTTCGTGAAGGAGGACGTATTCTGGTGCAGAAATTACAGAAATATCAGCCACGAATAGCAGTGTTTAATGGAAAAT gTATTTATGAAATTTTTAGTAAAGAAGTTTTTGGAGTAAAGGTTAAGAACTTAGAATTTGGGCTTCAACCCCATAAGATCCCAGATACAGAAACT CTCTGCTACGTCATGCCGTCGTCCAGTGCCCGCTGTGCCCAGTTTCCCCGCGCGCAGGACAAAGTCCACTACTACATCAAGCTGAGGGACCTGAGGGACCAGCTAAAGGGCACTCAGCGCAACACAGACGTCCAGGAGGTGCGGTACACGTTCGACCTGCAGCTTGCCCAGG AGGACGCAAAGAAGATAGCTGTGAAGGAAGAAAAGTACGACCCTGGGTACGAAGCCGCCTACGGGGGTGCTTACGGTGAGAACCCTTGCAGCAGAGAACCTCGCAGCTCCTCTCCAAACGGGCTAA CTCGTTCCCAGTTAAGTGGAGAACCAGCTTTCGGGGACATTCCAGATGGGCAGTGGATGCCCCAGTCGTTTACAGACCAGATTCCAGTCTTCGGTGACTGTGGGACGCAGGCCCAGACAGAAGGAAACCACGCTTGA
- the TDG gene encoding G/T mismatch-specific thymine DNA glycosylase isoform X6, whose amino-acid sequence MRGAGRAWGYEIGINPGLMAAYKGHHYPGPGNHFWKCLFMSGLSEAQLSHVDDHTLPGKYGIGFTNMVERTTPGSKDLSSKEFREGGRILVQKLQKYQPRIAVFNGKCIYEIFSKEVFGVKVKNLEFGLQPHKIPDTETLCYVMPSSSARCAQFPRAQDKVHYYIKLRDLRDQLKGTQRNTDVQEVRYTFDLQLAQEDAKKIAVKEEKYDPGYEAAYGGAYGENPCSREPRSSSPNGLTRSQLSGEPAFGDIPDGQWMPQSFTDQIPVFGDCGTQAQTEGNHA is encoded by the exons ATGAGGGGAGCAGGGAGAGCCTGGGGATATGAG ATTGGCATAAACCCAGGACTGATGGCTGCTTACAAAGGGCATCATTACCCTGGACCTGGAAACCATTTCT ggaagtgtctgttcatgtcaggGCTGAGCGAGGCCCAGCTGAGTCATGTGGATGACCACACCTTACCAGGGAAGTACGGCATTGGGTTCACCAACATGGTGGAAAGGACCACGCCAGGCAGCAAGGACCTTTCCAG tAAAGAATTTCGTGAAGGAGGACGTATTCTGGTGCAGAAATTACAGAAATATCAGCCACGAATAGCAGTGTTTAATGGAAAAT gTATTTATGAAATTTTTAGTAAAGAAGTTTTTGGAGTAAAGGTTAAGAACTTAGAATTTGGGCTTCAACCCCATAAGATCCCAGATACAGAAACT CTCTGCTACGTCATGCCGTCGTCCAGTGCCCGCTGTGCCCAGTTTCCCCGCGCGCAGGACAAAGTCCACTACTACATCAAGCTGAGGGACCTGAGGGACCAGCTAAAGGGCACTCAGCGCAACACAGACGTCCAGGAGGTGCGGTACACGTTCGACCTGCAGCTTGCCCAGG AGGACGCAAAGAAGATAGCTGTGAAGGAAGAAAAGTACGACCCTGGGTACGAAGCCGCCTACGGGGGTGCTTACGGTGAGAACCCTTGCAGCAGAGAACCTCGCAGCTCCTCTCCAAACGGGCTAA CTCGTTCCCAGTTAAGTGGAGAACCAGCTTTCGGGGACATTCCAGATGGGCAGTGGATGCCCCAGTCGTTTACAGACCAGATTCCAGTCTTCGGTGACTGTGGGACGCAGGCCCAGACAGAAGGAAACCACGCTTGA
- the GLT8D2 gene encoding glycosyltransferase 8 domain-containing protein 2 has product MALLRKINQVLLFLLVVTLCAILYKKVRRGSMVKNAAGGGAETPAAAIPVVVCAAAGRVGAALATVHSVHSNTAARVCFYLVGLRGTLPRVRKWIEHSKLREINFKMVEFNPAVLEGKISPDSPRPELLHPLNFVRFYLPLLVQHHEKVIYLDDDVIVQGDIQELYDTTLALGHAAAFSDDCSLPSAEDAGTLVGLQTTYLGYLDYRKKAIKDLGISPSTCTFNPGVMVANLTEWRRQRITKQLERWMQRNVEENLYGSSLGGGVATAPMLIVFHDKYSAISPRWHVKHLGWNPDARYSEHFLQEAKLLHWNGRHKPWDFPGVHTELWESWFVPDPAGIFKLRHDNS; this is encoded by the exons ATGGCTCTATTACGAAAAA TTAATCAGGTGCTGCTGTTCCTCCTGGTTGTGACCCTCTGTGCCATTCTGTATAAAAAGGTTCGCAGAGGGAGTATGGTCAAGAATGCAGCAG GTGGAGGCGCCGAGACCCCCGCGGCGGCGATCCCGGTGGTGGTGTGTGCGGCGGCCGGCCGGGTGGGCGCGGCGCTGGCCACAGTCCACAGCGTGCACAGCAACACGGCCGCGCGTGTGTGCTTCTACCTGGTGGGGCTGCGAGGCACGCTCCCGCGCGTACG AAAATGGATCGAACATTCTAAGCTGagagaaataaactttaaaatggtGGAATTTAATCCCGCAGTCCTGGAAGGGAAGATCAGCCCGGACTCCCCCAGGCCCGAGTTGCTCCACCCT CTGAACTTTGTTCGATTTTATCTGCCTCTGCTTGTCCAGCACCATGAGAAAGTCATCTACCTGGACGACGACGTGATCGTGCAAG GTGACATCCAGGAACTGTACGATACCACCTTGGCCCTGGGCCACGCAGCAGCCTTTTCTGACGACTGCAGCCTGCCTTCTGCTGAGGACGCAGGCACACTTGTGGGGCTGCAG ACCACCTACCTGGGCTACCTGGACTACCGGAAAAAGGCCATAAAGGACCTCGGCATCAGCCCCAGCACCTGCACCTTCAACCCAGGCGTGATGGTCGCCAACCTGACAGAGTGGAGGCGTCAGCGGATCACCAAACAGCTGGAGAGATGGATGCAGAGGAATGTGGA GGAGAACCTGTACGGCAGCTCCCTGGGTGGGGGTGTGGCCACCGCTCCGATGCTGATTGTATTCCACGACAAGTACTCCGCCATCAGCCCGCGGTGGCACGTGAAGCACCTGG GCTGGAATCCAGATGCCAGATATTCGGAGCATTTTCTGCAGGAAGCTAAACTACTCCACTGGAATGGAAGACACAAACCCTGGGACTTCCCTGGTGTTCACACCGAGCTGTGGGAAAGCTGGTTTGTCCCTGACCCTGCAGGGATATTTAAACTCCGTCATGACAATAGCTGA